A part of Phoenix dactylifera cultivar Barhee BC4 chromosome 2, palm_55x_up_171113_PBpolish2nd_filt_p, whole genome shotgun sequence genomic DNA contains:
- the LOC103708415 gene encoding phosphoglucomutase-like isoform X2, with the protein MMAVSGNCAQNVFLAQHCQRSRQLNPRFPSDSCSLSIHSTHPLQAWRLAWPNKSAMWSHTLAAHRTDLGNRASIYCNAAQFTSAISSSEKVDFLKLQNGSDIRGVAVAGVVGEPVSLTEPVAEAIAAAFADWLLVKKKPAESKRLRVSIGHDSRISAQKLQDAVSRGICSAGVDVIQYGLASTPAMFSSTLTENESILCPVDGSIMITASHLPYNRNGFKFFTNAGGLGKADIKDILERAAYIYEKFTDESLKKSEQATNAAVRKVDYMAVYTSDLVAAVRKAAGNIEKPLEGFHIIVDAGNGAGGFFAGKVLEPLGAVTTGSQFLEPDGMFPNHIPNPEDKAAMKAITQAVQENKADLGIIFDTDVDRSAAVDSTGREFNRNRLIALMSALVLEEHPGTSIVTDSATSDGLTAFIEKKLGGKHHRFKRGYKNVIDEAVRLNSIGEESHLAIETSGHGALKENHWLDDGAYLMVKLLNKLASARNSGSGSGSKVLTDLIEGLEEAAVAVELRLKIDQNHADLKGGSFRDYGEAVLKHLENTTSSDPKLKKAPINYEGVRVSGHGGWFLLRLSLHDPVLPLNIEAPSNEDAVKLGLAVLAAVKEFAALDTSALHKFVQQ; encoded by the exons TATCAGGGAATTGTGCTCAAAATGTATTTCTGGCACAGCATTGTCAACGGAGTAGGCAATTAAACCCCAGATTTCCCAGCGATTCTTGTTCTCTTAGCATCCACAGCACACATCCCTTGCAGGCGTGGAGATTGGCATGGCCTAACAAATCAGCCATGTGGTCGCATACCTTAGCAGCACACAGGACCGATCTTGGGAACCGAGCAAGTATCTATTGCAATG CTGCTCAATTTACAAGTGCTATTTCGTCCTCTGAGAAAGTTGACTTTCTCAAGCTTCAAAATGGAAG TGATATTCGAGGTGTTGCTGTTGCTGGTGTTGTCGGGGAACCTGTCAGTCTTACTGAACCTGTTGCAGAAGCTATAGCTGCTGCTTTTGCTGATTGGTTATTGGTTAAAAAGAAACCAGCTGAATCAAAACGCCTAAGAGTCTCCATTGGACATGATTCACGAATATCTGCTCAGAAATTACAG GATGCAGTTTCTCGTGGAATTTGTAGTGCTGGAGTTGATGTTATTCAGTATGG ATTGGCATCTACGCCAGCAATGTTCAGCAGCACACTTACAGAAAATGAAAGTATCCTTTGTCCAGTTGATGGATCCATAATGATAACAG CCAGCCATCTTCCCTATAATCGCAATGGCTTTAAGTTTTTTACTAATGCTGGTGGACTTGGAAAAGCTGACATTAAAGACATCTTGGAGCGTGCTGCATATATATATGAGAAGTTCACAGATGAAAGTCTGAAGAAATCAGAACAAGCCACAAATGCAGCTGTTAGAAAGGTGGATTATATGGCAGTTTACACTTCTGATCTTGTAGCTGCAGTTCGTAAAGCTGCAGGGAACATAG AGAAGCCACTGGAGGGATTTCATATAATTGTGGATGCAGGGAATGGAGCAGGTGGATTTTTTGCG GGAAAGGTACTTGAACCTTTGGGCGCAGTTACTACTGGCAGTCAGTTTTTGGAGCCAGATG GTATGTTTCCAAACCATATTCCCAACCCTGAGGATAAAGCTGCAATGAAAGCAATAACCCAGGCAGTCCAGGAGAATAAGGCGGATTTAGGTATCATATTTGATACGGACGTTGACAG ATCTGCTGCAGTAGATTCCACTGGTCGTGAGTTCAACCGTAATCGACTTATTGCTTTAATGTCGGCTTTGGTACTTGAAGAA CATCCAGGAACTAGTATTGTTACTGACAGCGCAACTTCAGATGGCTTGACTgcatttattgaaaagaaacttg GAGGAAAGCATCACCGGTTCAAAAGAGGGTACAAAAATGTCATTGATGAAGCAGTTCGCTTG AATTCTATTGGTGAAGAGTCACATTTGGCCATTGAAACTAGTGGTCATGGAGCTTTGAAGGAGAATCACTGGCTTGATGATGGAGCATACCTCATG GTCAAACTCTTAAACAAACTTGCCTCTGCCAGAAATTCTGGTTCAGGTAGTGGTAGCAAAGTTCTGACTGACTTGATAGAGGGCCTGGAGGAAGCTGCTGTGGCAGTGGAACTAAGATTGAAGATTGATCAGAACCATGCAGACCTGAAAGGAGG atCTTTCCGTGATTATGGAGAAGCAGTGCTAAAACATTTGGAGAACACAACTAGCTCAGATCCGAAGCTGAAAAAAGCACCCATCAACTATGAAGGC GTTAGGGTCTCGGGCCATGGTGGCTGGTTCCTGCTGAGGCTTTCACTTCATGATCCAGTTCTGCCCCTGAACATTGAG GCTCCAAGCAATGAGGATGCTGTGAAGTTGGGGCTTGCTGTTCTGGCTGCCGTGAAAGAGTTTGCAGCTCTGGACACATCGGCCCTTCACAAGTTTGTGCAACAGTAA
- the LOC103708413 gene encoding exosome complex component RRP4 homolog isoform X2 — protein sequence MKMVFSSKIRSNSFLFPPYTPWGHGTSELDGQVVATLCGVVERVNKLVYVRSLRARYKPEVGDIIVGRVIEIAPKRWRLEINFSQDAVLMLSSMNLPDGIQRRRTAVDELNMRSIFEENDVVCAEVRGFQHDGSLHLQARSQKYGKLERGQLLTVPAYLVKRRKQHFHRLEQYCVDLILGCNGFIWVGEHLETGENDMLEDREKRPEISKTNMIHEEQERTFTPLEVRRHICRIANAVRLLSALGFILTVESIIDTVEASASSNIEIKDMLGPEFYVQTVEREVQRRILLSRKKG from the exons ATGAAGATGGTATTCTCAAGTAAGATAAGAAGCAAcagttttctttttcctccttaCACCCCATG GGGACATGGGACGTCGGAACTTGATGGTCAAGTGGTTGCCACTTTGTGTGGTGTGGTTGAGCGAGTAAACAAACTGGTTTATGTACGCTCTCTAAGAGCCAG GTACAAGCCAGAGGTTGGAGATATTATTGTTGGTCGTGTCATTGAG ATTGCTCCTAAACGTTGGAGATTGGAGATTAATTTCAGTCAAGATGCAGTATTGATGCTTTCATCTATGAATCTGCCAGATGGTATCCAG AGGCGGAGAACTGCTGTTGATGAACTCAACATGCGCAGTATCTTTGAAGAAAATGATGTAGTTTGC GCTGAAGTTCGTGGATTCCAGCATGATGGAAGTCTGCACCTTCAGGCAAGAAGCCAAAAGTATGGAAAG CTTGAGAGGGGTCAATTGCTTACAGTCCCAGCATACCTGGTGAAACGGCGTAAGCAACACTTCCACCGTTTAGAGCAATACTGTGTCGACTTGATTCTCGGATGCAATGGCTTCATCTGGGTGGGCGAGCACTTAGAAACCGGAGAAAATGACATGCTTGAAGACCGAGAAAAGAGACCAGAAATTAGCAAAACCAATATGATCCATGAAGAGCAAGAGAGAACTTTCACTCCACTGGAAGTAAGGCGGCACATATGTCGGATTGCCAATGCTGTCCGTTTGCTTTCTGCGCTGGGCTTCATTCTTACAGTCGAATCAATCATAGACACAGTTGAAGCAAGTGCCTCTTCAAATATCGAGATAAAAGACATGCTAGGACCAGAATTTTATGTCCAGACTGTGGAGAGAGAAGTCCAACGCAGAATATTGCTGTCAAGGAAAAAGGGCTAA
- the LOC103708413 gene encoding exosome complex component RRP4 homolog isoform X1 produces the protein MRDLQLPLNQTQRVRLQAALQQLQDLASQASASSLVTVADTIPVNNEDGILKGHGTSELDGQVVATLCGVVERVNKLVYVRSLRARYKPEVGDIIVGRVIEIAPKRWRLEINFSQDAVLMLSSMNLPDGIQRRRTAVDELNMRSIFEENDVVCAEVRGFQHDGSLHLQARSQKYGKLERGQLLTVPAYLVKRRKQHFHRLEQYCVDLILGCNGFIWVGEHLETGENDMLEDREKRPEISKTNMIHEEQERTFTPLEVRRHICRIANAVRLLSALGFILTVESIIDTVEASASSNIEIKDMLGPEFYVQTVEREVQRRILLSRKKG, from the exons atgagagatttgcAGCTGCCACTGAACCAAACCCAGAGAGTAAGGCTGCAAGCAGCTCTCCAGCAGCTTCAGGACcttgcttctcaagcttctgcTTCTTCCTTGGTCACCGTTGCGGACACAATCCCTGTCAACAATGAAGATGGTATTCTCAA GGGACATGGGACGTCGGAACTTGATGGTCAAGTGGTTGCCACTTTGTGTGGTGTGGTTGAGCGAGTAAACAAACTGGTTTATGTACGCTCTCTAAGAGCCAG GTACAAGCCAGAGGTTGGAGATATTATTGTTGGTCGTGTCATTGAG ATTGCTCCTAAACGTTGGAGATTGGAGATTAATTTCAGTCAAGATGCAGTATTGATGCTTTCATCTATGAATCTGCCAGATGGTATCCAG AGGCGGAGAACTGCTGTTGATGAACTCAACATGCGCAGTATCTTTGAAGAAAATGATGTAGTTTGC GCTGAAGTTCGTGGATTCCAGCATGATGGAAGTCTGCACCTTCAGGCAAGAAGCCAAAAGTATGGAAAG CTTGAGAGGGGTCAATTGCTTACAGTCCCAGCATACCTGGTGAAACGGCGTAAGCAACACTTCCACCGTTTAGAGCAATACTGTGTCGACTTGATTCTCGGATGCAATGGCTTCATCTGGGTGGGCGAGCACTTAGAAACCGGAGAAAATGACATGCTTGAAGACCGAGAAAAGAGACCAGAAATTAGCAAAACCAATATGATCCATGAAGAGCAAGAGAGAACTTTCACTCCACTGGAAGTAAGGCGGCACATATGTCGGATTGCCAATGCTGTCCGTTTGCTTTCTGCGCTGGGCTTCATTCTTACAGTCGAATCAATCATAGACACAGTTGAAGCAAGTGCCTCTTCAAATATCGAGATAAAAGACATGCTAGGACCAGAATTTTATGTCCAGACTGTGGAGAGAGAAGTCCAACGCAGAATATTGCTGTCAAGGAAAAAGGGCTAA
- the LOC103708412 gene encoding CASP-like protein 5A1, whose amino-acid sequence MIDPKSLPEEEEEMNGSRPAVHPVEAEAAGNPLRVRMKDVQGSPGTPGGLALRLSQSSFAAAALCLMLTTADFASVTAFCYFVAAVILQCSWSLLLAFVDLYALLVKRCLRNSSVLFLFTIGDGITSTLTFTAACASAGITVFISNDINKCAGNHCTSFETATAMAYLCWFAVFPSFLLNFWSLASR is encoded by the exons ATGATCGATCCGAAGTCTCTgccggaggaagaagaggagatgaACGGGAGCCGCCCGGCGGTGCACCCGGTGGAGGCAGAGGCTGCGGGGAACCCCCTGAGGGTGCGGATGAAGGACGTCCAAGGCTCGCCAGGGACCCCCGGTGGCCTCGCCCTCCGCCTTTCCCAGtcctccttcgccgccgccgccctctGTCTCATGCTCACCACCGCCGATTTCGCCTCCGTCACCGCCTTCTG CTACTTTGTGGCAGCAGTCATCTTGCAATGCTCGTGGAGTCTTTTATTAGCTTTTGTGGATTTATATGCTCTTCTAGTCAAACGTTGCTTGCGGAACTCCTCCGTGCTTTTCTTGTTCACCATCGGTGATGGG ATCACTTCCACACTGACATTTACAGCAGCCTGTGCATCTGCTGGCATCACAGTTTTTATCAGTAATGATATCAACAAATGTGCTGGGAACCACTGCACAAGCTTTGAGACTGCCACGGCAATGGCCTACCTATGCTGGTTTGCTGTCTtcccaagttttctattgaattttTGGTCACTAGCATCTCGATGA
- the LOC103708415 gene encoding phosphoglucomutase-like isoform X1 — translation MMAAVSGNCAQNVFLAQHCQRSRQLNPRFPSDSCSLSIHSTHPLQAWRLAWPNKSAMWSHTLAAHRTDLGNRASIYCNAAQFTSAISSSEKVDFLKLQNGSDIRGVAVAGVVGEPVSLTEPVAEAIAAAFADWLLVKKKPAESKRLRVSIGHDSRISAQKLQDAVSRGICSAGVDVIQYGLASTPAMFSSTLTENESILCPVDGSIMITASHLPYNRNGFKFFTNAGGLGKADIKDILERAAYIYEKFTDESLKKSEQATNAAVRKVDYMAVYTSDLVAAVRKAAGNIEKPLEGFHIIVDAGNGAGGFFAGKVLEPLGAVTTGSQFLEPDGMFPNHIPNPEDKAAMKAITQAVQENKADLGIIFDTDVDRSAAVDSTGREFNRNRLIALMSALVLEEHPGTSIVTDSATSDGLTAFIEKKLGGKHHRFKRGYKNVIDEAVRLNSIGEESHLAIETSGHGALKENHWLDDGAYLMVKLLNKLASARNSGSGSGSKVLTDLIEGLEEAAVAVELRLKIDQNHADLKGGSFRDYGEAVLKHLENTTSSDPKLKKAPINYEGVRVSGHGGWFLLRLSLHDPVLPLNIEAPSNEDAVKLGLAVLAAVKEFAALDTSALHKFVQQ, via the exons CAGTATCAGGGAATTGTGCTCAAAATGTATTTCTGGCACAGCATTGTCAACGGAGTAGGCAATTAAACCCCAGATTTCCCAGCGATTCTTGTTCTCTTAGCATCCACAGCACACATCCCTTGCAGGCGTGGAGATTGGCATGGCCTAACAAATCAGCCATGTGGTCGCATACCTTAGCAGCACACAGGACCGATCTTGGGAACCGAGCAAGTATCTATTGCAATG CTGCTCAATTTACAAGTGCTATTTCGTCCTCTGAGAAAGTTGACTTTCTCAAGCTTCAAAATGGAAG TGATATTCGAGGTGTTGCTGTTGCTGGTGTTGTCGGGGAACCTGTCAGTCTTACTGAACCTGTTGCAGAAGCTATAGCTGCTGCTTTTGCTGATTGGTTATTGGTTAAAAAGAAACCAGCTGAATCAAAACGCCTAAGAGTCTCCATTGGACATGATTCACGAATATCTGCTCAGAAATTACAG GATGCAGTTTCTCGTGGAATTTGTAGTGCTGGAGTTGATGTTATTCAGTATGG ATTGGCATCTACGCCAGCAATGTTCAGCAGCACACTTACAGAAAATGAAAGTATCCTTTGTCCAGTTGATGGATCCATAATGATAACAG CCAGCCATCTTCCCTATAATCGCAATGGCTTTAAGTTTTTTACTAATGCTGGTGGACTTGGAAAAGCTGACATTAAAGACATCTTGGAGCGTGCTGCATATATATATGAGAAGTTCACAGATGAAAGTCTGAAGAAATCAGAACAAGCCACAAATGCAGCTGTTAGAAAGGTGGATTATATGGCAGTTTACACTTCTGATCTTGTAGCTGCAGTTCGTAAAGCTGCAGGGAACATAG AGAAGCCACTGGAGGGATTTCATATAATTGTGGATGCAGGGAATGGAGCAGGTGGATTTTTTGCG GGAAAGGTACTTGAACCTTTGGGCGCAGTTACTACTGGCAGTCAGTTTTTGGAGCCAGATG GTATGTTTCCAAACCATATTCCCAACCCTGAGGATAAAGCTGCAATGAAAGCAATAACCCAGGCAGTCCAGGAGAATAAGGCGGATTTAGGTATCATATTTGATACGGACGTTGACAG ATCTGCTGCAGTAGATTCCACTGGTCGTGAGTTCAACCGTAATCGACTTATTGCTTTAATGTCGGCTTTGGTACTTGAAGAA CATCCAGGAACTAGTATTGTTACTGACAGCGCAACTTCAGATGGCTTGACTgcatttattgaaaagaaacttg GAGGAAAGCATCACCGGTTCAAAAGAGGGTACAAAAATGTCATTGATGAAGCAGTTCGCTTG AATTCTATTGGTGAAGAGTCACATTTGGCCATTGAAACTAGTGGTCATGGAGCTTTGAAGGAGAATCACTGGCTTGATGATGGAGCATACCTCATG GTCAAACTCTTAAACAAACTTGCCTCTGCCAGAAATTCTGGTTCAGGTAGTGGTAGCAAAGTTCTGACTGACTTGATAGAGGGCCTGGAGGAAGCTGCTGTGGCAGTGGAACTAAGATTGAAGATTGATCAGAACCATGCAGACCTGAAAGGAGG atCTTTCCGTGATTATGGAGAAGCAGTGCTAAAACATTTGGAGAACACAACTAGCTCAGATCCGAAGCTGAAAAAAGCACCCATCAACTATGAAGGC GTTAGGGTCTCGGGCCATGGTGGCTGGTTCCTGCTGAGGCTTTCACTTCATGATCCAGTTCTGCCCCTGAACATTGAG GCTCCAAGCAATGAGGATGCTGTGAAGTTGGGGCTTGCTGTTCTGGCTGCCGTGAAAGAGTTTGCAGCTCTGGACACATCGGCCCTTCACAAGTTTGTGCAACAGTAA